In the genome of Pseudarthrobacter sp. IC2-21, one region contains:
- a CDS encoding FdhF/YdeP family oxidoreductase, whose translation MKFGKQPAPVADINEENLEVHKPKTEAAGVKAVMVALERAVAQAGVTRTAQSLLRLNQQGGFDCPGCAWPESATKRKAAEFCENGAKAVAEENTLRTVGAEFWARHSVAELSTKTEYWLGNQGRISEPVVIREGESHYSPISWAEAFDLIGEHIRASTPDRCVFYTSGRTANETAFMYQLFARALGTNNLPDCSNMCHESSGSALNPTIGIGKGTVSLEDIHDSELIFVVGQNPGTNHPRMLSALKECKDKGGKVVAVNPLPEAGLFNFKDPQTVSGVVGGGTPLADEYLQIKVGGDLALFQALGHLLLAEEERNPGTVVDRSFIDAQTDGFDAYTDARKELDWDETEKATGLSRGQIETVAGMLIKSKATIFCWALGVTQQPHSVDTIKEMVNVLLLQGNFGKPGAGACPVRGHSNVQGDRTMGIWEKPKEWLLDALDAEFGIQSPRHHGHDAVESMEAFERDEVDVFVSMGGNFSLACSDTETLEAGMQRIGLTVHISTKPNRSHIVHGRTSLILPTLGRTDKDDKHPKGAQFLSVEDSMSVVHSTQGRLQPVSDHLLAEPVIVARMAEATFGPDHPVDWKAMAEDYDVVRDHISRVLPGFEDFNTRVRTKNGFVLPNPPRDTRSFKTDIGRGRFTVSPLEYLTPPDGHLVLQTIRSHDQYNTTFYGLDDRYRGISGGRRVILVHPEDLAELGFEDRDLVDVVSTFRGHDRQADKFRLVAYPTAKGCAAAYFPEANALVHKENVARESNTPGFKAMFVRFVPHLAEPDGTESDAAGAEAAHSAALAAAG comes from the coding sequence ATGAAGTTCGGTAAGCAGCCCGCACCGGTCGCGGACATCAACGAGGAGAACCTCGAAGTCCACAAGCCCAAAACGGAGGCGGCCGGCGTCAAGGCCGTGATGGTGGCCTTGGAACGCGCCGTGGCCCAGGCCGGCGTGACACGGACCGCGCAGTCCCTGCTGCGGCTGAACCAGCAGGGCGGATTCGACTGCCCCGGCTGCGCCTGGCCCGAATCTGCCACCAAACGCAAAGCCGCCGAGTTCTGTGAGAACGGGGCCAAGGCGGTGGCCGAGGAGAACACCCTGCGCACGGTGGGGGCTGAGTTCTGGGCCAGGCATTCGGTCGCCGAACTCTCAACCAAGACCGAATACTGGCTGGGTAACCAGGGACGGATCAGCGAACCGGTAGTGATCCGGGAGGGGGAGTCCCACTATTCGCCGATCTCCTGGGCCGAAGCCTTCGACCTGATCGGCGAACACATCCGGGCCTCCACCCCGGACCGCTGTGTTTTTTATACCTCCGGGCGGACCGCGAACGAGACCGCGTTTATGTACCAGCTCTTCGCCCGCGCCCTGGGCACCAACAACCTGCCGGACTGCTCCAACATGTGCCACGAGTCCTCCGGTTCGGCTCTGAACCCGACCATCGGCATCGGCAAGGGCACCGTTTCCTTGGAGGACATCCACGATTCCGAACTCATCTTCGTGGTGGGGCAGAACCCGGGAACCAACCACCCCCGCATGCTGTCCGCGCTGAAGGAATGCAAGGACAAGGGCGGCAAGGTTGTGGCCGTTAACCCGCTCCCGGAAGCCGGCCTGTTCAATTTCAAGGACCCCCAGACCGTCTCGGGCGTGGTGGGCGGCGGCACGCCGCTGGCCGATGAATACCTGCAGATCAAGGTAGGTGGTGACCTCGCACTCTTCCAGGCACTGGGCCACCTGCTCCTGGCGGAGGAGGAACGCAACCCGGGCACCGTCGTCGACCGTTCCTTCATTGACGCACAAACCGATGGGTTCGACGCCTACACCGACGCCCGCAAAGAATTGGACTGGGATGAGACGGAGAAGGCCACCGGGCTGTCCCGCGGACAGATCGAAACCGTGGCCGGAATGCTCATCAAGTCCAAGGCCACCATCTTCTGCTGGGCCCTGGGCGTGACCCAACAGCCGCACTCGGTGGACACCATCAAGGAAATGGTCAACGTCCTGCTCCTGCAGGGCAACTTCGGCAAGCCCGGCGCCGGTGCCTGCCCCGTCCGCGGACACTCCAACGTCCAGGGTGACCGGACCATGGGTATCTGGGAAAAGCCCAAGGAATGGCTCCTCGACGCACTGGACGCCGAGTTCGGAATCCAGTCGCCGCGGCATCACGGCCACGACGCCGTCGAGTCCATGGAGGCTTTTGAGCGCGACGAGGTGGACGTTTTTGTGTCCATGGGCGGCAACTTCTCGCTGGCCTGCTCGGATACCGAAACCCTGGAAGCGGGCATGCAGCGGATCGGCCTGACCGTGCACATCTCCACCAAACCCAACCGGTCCCACATCGTGCATGGCCGCACCTCGCTGATCCTGCCCACCCTGGGCCGGACAGACAAGGACGACAAGCACCCCAAGGGCGCCCAGTTCCTGTCCGTGGAGGACTCCATGTCCGTGGTCCACTCCACCCAGGGCAGGCTCCAGCCGGTCTCGGACCACCTGCTTGCCGAGCCCGTCATTGTGGCGCGGATGGCCGAGGCGACCTTCGGGCCGGACCACCCGGTGGACTGGAAAGCCATGGCCGAGGACTACGACGTGGTCCGTGACCACATTTCCCGGGTCCTGCCCGGGTTCGAAGACTTCAACACCAGGGTCCGCACCAAGAACGGGTTTGTGCTGCCCAACCCGCCGCGCGATACCCGCTCCTTCAAGACGGACATCGGCCGCGGCCGCTTCACCGTGAGTCCGCTGGAATACCTGACCCCGCCGGACGGCCACCTGGTGCTCCAGACCATCCGCAGCCACGACCAGTACAACACCACCTTCTACGGCCTGGACGACCGGTACCGCGGCATCTCGGGCGGCCGCCGGGTGATCCTGGTGCACCCCGAAGACCTTGCCGAACTCGGCTTCGAGGACCGGGACCTCGTGGACGTGGTCAGCACCTTCCGCGGCCACGACCGGCAGGCCGACAAGTTCCGCCTGGTGGCCTACCCGACGGCGAAGGGCTGCGCCGCGGCGTACTTCCCCGAAGCCAATGCCCTGGTCCACAAAGAGAACGTGGCCCGGGAATCGAACACTCCGGGTTTCAAGGCGATGTTTGTCCGGTTTGTGCCGCACCTGGCGGAGCCGGACGGAACAGAGTCGGACGCAGCGGGGGCGGAAGCAGCCCATTCTGCTGCGCTGGCCGCTGCCGGCTGA